The Kitasatospora setae KM-6054 genome contains a region encoding:
- a CDS encoding ATP-binding cassette domain-containing protein, which yields MKPVRTATAEPPATEPLAANSGPPKARTPDPVKAPKRRTYLRTPVVPQMEEQDCGAACLAVVLGAFGKRVTLNEASRACGVSRDGVSAAAVARAAGRYGLLARGRRVVRREGERLEGLDAVPVPSMVLVTGPHFAVFEGVKRGRVHVNDPSLGSYSATPAEFWDSFAGIAVGFEPGPDFERGGRRFPLLRSLGARMRPYAWPMLAAVLVGMLMTLPGVASAFLLRTYLSTVVNGGASQWAVPLTLAGLAVAGLVLAGNWLRSALVNRVLEAMAARSSAAFLWRMLRLPGAFFHRRQLGGLVTRVQLNDGLANLLSYRVAGALSSLAAAAVHLTALLWLAPRLAAIPLAVAVLDALALRSADRRRGGTIHRLHAEGHKRDGVAFAGVSAIETVKAEGAEDALFRSWAGWQARAAHTGQQVARSVLVPLSLPGALNSAAAAAAVVAGTALLLAGSLSFGTLLAFLLLLNGFLLPVSQLVGTGSEFTVARAQNALLEDIETSEVDPYLAPVLDAPAEPVRLRGELELRDLEFGYDPNRPPALAGISLRIAPGEWVAVVGGSGSGKSTLARLAAGVLRPWKGEVLLDGRPRDDWHRAVVTSQVAYVEQQLRLFEGTVRENLTLWDPSAGEDVLHRALADAEAAELVRRRGGLDARIDEDARNWSGGERQRLEIARALALDPALVVLDEATSALDAHTEAAVNGHLRRRGVSCLVLAHRLSTIQAADRVVVIREGRIVQQGPPAELAEQDGPYRELLREAAQAKATETTETTETTQDQPVRTEEQA from the coding sequence GGGGCAGCCTGCCTGGCCGTGGTGCTCGGCGCGTTCGGGAAGCGGGTGACGCTGAACGAGGCGTCCCGGGCCTGCGGGGTCAGCCGGGACGGCGTCAGCGCCGCCGCCGTCGCCCGGGCCGCCGGGCGGTACGGGCTGCTGGCCCGCGGCCGCCGGGTGGTGCGCCGCGAGGGCGAGCGGCTGGAGGGACTGGACGCGGTGCCCGTCCCGTCGATGGTGCTGGTCACCGGCCCGCACTTCGCCGTCTTCGAGGGCGTCAAGCGCGGCCGGGTGCACGTCAACGACCCGTCGCTGGGCTCCTACTCGGCGACCCCGGCGGAGTTCTGGGACTCCTTCGCGGGCATCGCCGTCGGCTTCGAGCCGGGCCCCGACTTCGAACGCGGCGGCCGCCGCTTCCCGCTGCTGCGCTCGCTCGGCGCCCGGATGCGCCCGTACGCCTGGCCGATGCTGGCGGCCGTGCTGGTCGGCATGCTGATGACGCTGCCCGGGGTGGCGTCCGCGTTCCTGCTGCGCACCTACCTGTCGACCGTGGTGAACGGCGGCGCGAGCCAGTGGGCGGTGCCGCTGACGCTGGCCGGGCTGGCGGTGGCCGGCCTGGTGCTGGCCGGGAACTGGCTGCGCTCCGCGCTGGTCAACCGGGTGCTGGAGGCGATGGCCGCCCGCTCCTCGGCGGCCTTCCTGTGGCGGATGCTGCGGCTGCCCGGAGCGTTCTTCCACCGCCGCCAGCTCGGCGGCCTGGTGACCCGGGTGCAGCTCAACGACGGCCTGGCCAACCTGCTGTCCTACCGGGTGGCCGGCGCGCTCTCCTCGCTGGCCGCCGCCGCCGTCCACCTGACCGCGCTGCTCTGGCTGGCGCCGAGGCTCGCCGCGATCCCGCTCGCCGTCGCCGTGCTGGACGCGCTGGCGCTGCGCTCGGCCGACCGGCGGCGCGGCGGCACCATCCACCGGCTGCACGCCGAGGGCCACAAGCGCGACGGCGTCGCGTTCGCCGGGGTGTCGGCGATCGAGACGGTCAAGGCGGAGGGCGCCGAGGACGCGCTGTTCCGCTCCTGGGCCGGCTGGCAGGCCCGCGCCGCGCACACCGGGCAGCAGGTCGCCCGCAGCGTGTTGGTGCCGCTCTCGCTGCCCGGCGCGCTCAACTCGGCCGCCGCCGCGGCCGCGGTGGTCGCCGGAACGGCGCTGCTGCTGGCCGGCTCGCTCTCCTTCGGCACCCTGCTGGCCTTCCTGCTGCTGCTGAACGGATTCCTCCTGCCGGTCTCCCAACTGGTCGGCACCGGATCCGAGTTCACCGTCGCCCGGGCGCAGAACGCGCTGCTGGAGGACATCGAGACCAGCGAGGTCGACCCGTACCTCGCGCCGGTCCTCGACGCCCCCGCCGAACCCGTCCGGCTGCGCGGCGAACTGGAGCTGCGCGACCTGGAGTTCGGCTACGACCCGAACCGCCCGCCCGCGCTGGCCGGCATCTCGCTGCGGATCGCCCCCGGCGAGTGGGTCGCCGTGGTCGGCGGCAGCGGCAGCGGCAAGTCGACGCTGGCCCGGCTCGCGGCCGGCGTGCTGCGGCCCTGGAAGGGCGAGGTACTGCTCGACGGCCGGCCCCGCGACGACTGGCACCGCGCCGTCGTCACCAGCCAAGTCGCTTACGTCGAACAGCAGTTGCGGCTCTTCGAGGGCACCGTCCGGGAGAACCTGACGCTCTGGGACCCGTCCGCCGGCGAGGACGTCCTGCACCGCGCGCTGGCCGACGCCGAAGCCGCCGAACTCGTTCGCCGCCGCGGCGGACTGGACGCCCGGATCGACGAGGACGCCCGCAACTGGTCCGGCGGCGAACGCCAACGCCTGGAGATCGCCCGGGCGCTGGCCCTCGACCCGGCGCTGGTGGTGCTCGACGAGGCGACCAGCGCACTGGACGCCCACACCGAGGCCGCCGTCAACGGGCACCTGCGCCGGCGCGGCGTCAGCTGCCTGGTGCTGGCCCACCGGCTGAGCACCATCCAGGCCGCCGACCGGGTCGTGGTGATCCGCGAGGGCCGGATCGTCCAGCAGGGACCGCCCGCCGAACTCGCCGAACAGGACGGCCCCTACCGCGAGTTGCTGCGCGAGGCCGCCCAGGCGAAGGCCACCGAGACCACCGAGACCACCGAGACCACCCAGGACCAGCCCGTCCGGACGGAGGAGCAGGCATGA
- a CDS encoding ATP-binding cassette domain-containing protein → MSTTTAAAPAGGTRTAAADHERGPATRADATAAANRTALADALAEFGTTGTTGTTARPHASPRRGGAAPTAPRHRADQAREVLRALGVPVPKEVPAGVRDAADPVTALLRRAGVRWRPVTLAGGDEAGTAGPMVAFAAEDGRPIALIPRAGRHRRHDPDSERADARTELSRQALLLYPPLPPGCPTPADLLRFALAVPGARRDLAALSLAGLVSALLGLLVPLSTGVLLPGLLLAERHPVRWLAVLLGSAVVASWLLTLVRNTAAVRLTSRVQHALEPAVWDRLLAQDARFFRDYTTGDLVHRANAVAQARQALSEVLVGAVLGAVFAVTGLTVLLLVDWRLGGLLLLAVLAVTAVLLLLGRRRQEHESLVYEAHGQLQGVLYGLLLGIDKIQTAGREIQAFARWAVPFAGQKRADAAAMRTEALSGALTTALQPLLLAVLLAGATYGPAAEAGHLMAAGVAAGQVALALGQVTHAAAGAYGVAPVLERLRPILAEPAAHAAERAGQLADPGRLKGRLALDDVVFRYPGSALPTLDGVSLRAEPGEFVAVVGPSGAGKSTLIRLLLGFERPESGAVRYDGRELAALDARLVRRQLGSVLQHGRMLRGSLLENLAGADPDTDEERIWRAAALAGIADELRALPMGLGTRVGEDAQGFSGGQVQRLLLARALVRDPAVLLLDEATSALDNATQQRVADAVAGLDRTRLVIAHRLSTIRTADRIYVLDGGRVSAEGTYRELLGTDPLFTRLARFQEM, encoded by the coding sequence ATGAGTACCACCACCGCCGCCGCCCCCGCGGGCGGCACCAGGACTGCCGCGGCGGACCACGAGCGCGGCCCGGCGACCCGGGCCGACGCCACCGCGGCCGCCAACCGGACCGCACTCGCGGACGCGTTGGCGGAGTTCGGCACCACCGGCACCACCGGCACCACCGCCCGCCCGCACGCCTCCCCGCGCCGCGGCGGAGCCGCGCCGACAGCGCCGCGCCACCGCGCGGACCAGGCGCGGGAGGTGCTGCGGGCGCTGGGGGTGCCGGTGCCGAAGGAGGTTCCCGCCGGGGTGCGGGACGCCGCCGACCCGGTCACGGCGCTGCTGCGCCGGGCCGGAGTCCGCTGGCGCCCGGTCACCCTGGCCGGCGGGGACGAGGCCGGCACGGCCGGGCCGATGGTGGCGTTCGCCGCCGAGGACGGCCGGCCGATCGCCCTGATACCCCGGGCCGGGCGGCACCGCCGCCACGACCCGGACTCCGAACGGGCCGACGCACGTACGGAGTTGAGCCGCCAGGCGCTGCTGCTGTACCCGCCGCTGCCACCGGGGTGCCCGACCCCGGCCGACCTGCTGCGCTTCGCGCTCGCCGTGCCCGGTGCCCGCCGGGACCTGGCGGCGCTGAGCCTGGCCGGTCTGGTGTCGGCGCTGCTCGGCCTGCTCGTCCCGCTCTCCACCGGAGTGCTGCTGCCCGGCCTGCTGCTGGCCGAACGGCACCCGGTGCGTTGGCTGGCCGTGCTGCTGGGCTCCGCGGTGGTGGCGTCCTGGCTGCTCACGCTGGTCCGCAACACCGCGGCCGTCCGGCTCACCAGCCGGGTGCAGCACGCGCTCGAACCCGCTGTCTGGGACCGGCTGCTGGCCCAGGACGCGCGGTTCTTCCGCGACTACACCACGGGTGACCTGGTGCACCGGGCGAACGCGGTGGCGCAGGCCCGCCAGGCCCTCTCGGAGGTGCTGGTGGGCGCCGTGCTCGGTGCGGTGTTCGCCGTCACCGGGCTGACGGTCCTGCTGCTGGTGGACTGGCGGCTCGGCGGGCTGCTGCTGCTCGCCGTGCTGGCGGTGACGGCCGTGCTGCTGCTGCTCGGCCGTCGCCGCCAGGAGCACGAATCGCTGGTGTACGAGGCGCACGGGCAGCTGCAGGGCGTGCTGTACGGCCTGCTGCTGGGCATCGACAAGATCCAGACGGCCGGCCGGGAGATCCAGGCGTTCGCCCGCTGGGCCGTCCCGTTCGCCGGGCAGAAGCGCGCCGACGCCGCCGCGATGCGCACCGAGGCGCTCTCCGGCGCCCTCACCACCGCGCTCCAGCCGCTGCTGCTGGCCGTCCTGCTGGCCGGGGCGACGTACGGCCCGGCCGCCGAGGCCGGGCACCTGATGGCGGCCGGCGTGGCCGCCGGCCAGGTCGCCCTGGCGCTCGGCCAGGTCACCCACGCGGCGGCCGGCGCGTACGGCGTCGCCCCGGTGCTGGAGCGGCTGCGGCCGATCCTCGCCGAGCCCGCCGCGCACGCCGCCGAACGGGCCGGACAGCTCGCCGACCCCGGTCGGCTGAAGGGCCGACTCGCCCTGGACGACGTGGTGTTCCGCTACCCGGGCAGCGCGCTGCCCACCCTGGACGGGGTGTCGCTGCGCGCCGAACCCGGCGAGTTCGTCGCCGTGGTCGGCCCGTCCGGCGCCGGAAAGTCCACCCTGATCCGGCTGCTGCTCGGCTTCGAGCGGCCGGAGTCCGGCGCGGTCCGCTACGACGGCCGCGAACTCGCCGCGCTGGACGCCCGGTTGGTCCGCCGCCAGCTCGGCTCGGTGCTCCAGCACGGCCGGATGCTGCGCGGCTCGCTGCTGGAGAACCTGGCCGGCGCCGACCCCGACACCGACGAGGAGCGGATCTGGCGCGCCGCCGCACTCGCGGGCATCGCCGACGAACTGCGCGCCCTGCCGATGGGCCTGGGGACCAGGGTCGGCGAGGACGCCCAGGGCTTCTCCGGCGGCCAGGTGCAGCGCCTGCTGCTGGCCCGCGCCCTGGTCCGCGACCCGGCCGTGCTGCTGCTCGACGAGGCCACCTCCGCGCTCGACAACGCCACCCAGCAGCGGGTCGCCGACGCCGTCGCCGGCCTCGACCGCACCCGCCTGGTGATCGCCCACCGACTGAGCACCATCCGCACCGCCGACCGCATCTACGTGCTGGACGGGGGCCGGGTGTCCGCCGAGGGCACCTACCGCGAACTTCTCGGCACCGACCCGCTGTTCACCCGCCTCGCCCGCTTCCAGGAGATGTGA